Proteins found in one Hymenobacter sp. YIM 151500-1 genomic segment:
- a CDS encoding DUF4396 domain-containing protein: MAWDLFTSTPEMKVMKWGWVLVTLYTGPVGLLVYWFSCREPAPGTHEQFVAPLWKQAVGSTIHCAAGDATGIIVAAAITGYFGLSMGTDIWVEYAAGFAFGLFIFQALFMKDMMNMSYGQALRSSFLPEWMSMNAMMAGMLPTMVILMTRDMRAMEATSPWFWAAMSAATLVGVVVAYPINWWLVKHKLKHGMGTERALGKGGSPTVAEHGYAGMMMNGMPPATPAMDTTAHAGHAMPSMRPTGDDYVSAGRKALVTLLSLLLLAAGYYVAARFGDLSMRPGQPMHMPEMAMPGMTH, translated from the coding sequence GTGGCCTGGGACCTGTTTACCAGTACCCCGGAGATGAAAGTGATGAAGTGGGGTTGGGTACTGGTCACGCTTTACACCGGGCCGGTTGGGCTGCTGGTCTACTGGTTTTCGTGCCGCGAGCCCGCTCCGGGCACCCACGAGCAGTTTGTGGCCCCACTCTGGAAGCAGGCCGTGGGCTCGACGATTCACTGCGCCGCCGGCGACGCGACCGGCATTATCGTGGCCGCGGCCATCACCGGCTATTTCGGCTTAAGCATGGGCACCGACATCTGGGTTGAATACGCCGCTGGGTTTGCGTTCGGACTGTTCATCTTCCAGGCGCTGTTTATGAAGGACATGATGAACATGAGCTACGGGCAGGCCCTGCGTAGCTCCTTCCTGCCGGAATGGATGTCGATGAACGCCATGATGGCCGGCATGCTGCCTACCATGGTCATCCTGATGACGCGCGACATGCGGGCCATGGAGGCCACGTCTCCCTGGTTCTGGGCGGCCATGTCGGCCGCTACGCTCGTGGGCGTGGTCGTTGCCTACCCCATCAACTGGTGGCTGGTGAAGCACAAGCTCAAGCACGGCATGGGCACCGAGCGGGCGTTGGGCAAGGGCGGCAGCCCCACCGTAGCGGAGCACGGCTACGCCGGGATGATGATGAACGGAATGCCGCCCGCTACGCCCGCGATGGACACCACTGCGCACGCCGGGCACGCCATGCCCAGCATGCGCCCCACGGGAGATGACTATGTATCGGCCGGGCGCAAAGCACTGGTTACCCTCCTCAGCCTGCTGCTGTTGGCGGCCGGCTATTACGTGGCGGCCCGGTTCGGCGACCTGTCGATGCGACCCGGGCAGCCCATGCACATGCCAGAAATGGCTATGCCCGGCATGACGCATTAA